In Bacteroidia bacterium, a single window of DNA contains:
- a CDS encoding acyl-CoA dehydrogenase family protein yields the protein MKGGEWLIKEIAPEDIFTPSDLDEESRMMADVAHEFIEKEIWPHVEDIDKQKPGLVQELLDKAGEMGLLGTALPEKYGGLGKGFNTNTAISVAIGKSNSFGVSLAAHTGIGTLPILYYGTEAQRQQYLPKLATGELKAAYCLTEPGSGSDALAARTKAELSEDGNHYLLTGQKMWITNGGFADLFIVFAQISGDNLPDDKQGFSAFIVSADSEGLKRGDEERKMGIKGSSTTQIFFDNVKVPKENLLGDAGKGAKIAFNILNIGRFKLCAMVVGGAITCLNRSVQYANERQQFGQAISGFGAIQHKLAEQAILIFATESATYRVSDLIRQKGQEMEDAGSEYSEALMGAAEEYAIECAMLKVLGSEMLDYVVDEMVQIYGGYGYSEEYPAARAYRDSRINRIFEGTNEINRLLTVDMLMKRALKGQLDLMGPAKAVQAELMSIPDFGESDESPFAAELKAIANTKKAILMVAGAAAQKLMQDLEKEQEIIMDITDMMIKVFAAESALLRTMKRTGSSGEDESSPYMWMTQVYLSDALEQINLCGKHAIAAFTHGDEQRMMLMGLKRFTKFKIVNTVALRRKIAGKLIESGKWVF from the coding sequence ATGAAAGGTGGAGAATGGCTAATAAAAGAAATAGCTCCTGAAGATATTTTCACACCATCTGATCTGGATGAAGAATCGAGAATGATGGCAGATGTTGCGCATGAGTTTATTGAGAAAGAAATATGGCCTCATGTGGAAGATATTGATAAGCAAAAGCCGGGATTAGTACAGGAACTCCTGGACAAGGCAGGTGAAATGGGCCTGCTGGGCACAGCGCTGCCGGAAAAGTATGGTGGCCTCGGCAAGGGATTCAATACCAATACGGCTATTTCTGTAGCCATTGGCAAAAGCAATTCTTTTGGCGTTTCGCTGGCGGCCCACACAGGCATCGGCACGCTGCCTATTCTCTATTACGGCACTGAGGCCCAGCGCCAGCAGTATTTGCCCAAGCTTGCTACTGGCGAGCTAAAAGCGGCCTATTGCCTCACAGAGCCGGGATCCGGATCGGATGCACTGGCAGCCCGGACAAAAGCCGAACTCTCCGAAGATGGTAACCACTATTTACTGACCGGCCAGAAAATGTGGATCACCAATGGCGGATTTGCTGATCTCTTCATCGTATTTGCCCAAATTTCAGGCGATAACCTGCCGGACGACAAGCAGGGCTTTTCTGCCTTTATTGTGTCGGCTGATAGCGAAGGGCTGAAGCGTGGAGACGAGGAACGAAAGATGGGAATCAAAGGCTCTTCTACCACGCAGATCTTTTTTGACAATGTAAAAGTGCCGAAAGAAAACCTCCTGGGCGATGCCGGGAAAGGGGCCAAAATCGCTTTTAATATTCTCAACATCGGGCGCTTCAAACTCTGCGCTATGGTAGTGGGCGGTGCCATTACCTGCCTCAACAGGTCAGTGCAATATGCCAATGAACGGCAGCAGTTCGGGCAAGCCATTTCTGGTTTCGGAGCCATTCAGCATAAACTGGCAGAACAGGCCATTCTCATATTTGCAACAGAATCGGCCACCTACCGGGTAAGCGATCTCATCCGCCAAAAGGGCCAGGAAATGGAAGATGCAGGCAGCGAATACTCTGAGGCATTAATGGGCGCTGCGGAGGAATATGCCATTGAATGCGCCATGCTGAAGGTGCTTGGATCCGAGATGCTGGACTACGTGGTGGATGAGATGGTGCAGATCTATGGTGGTTATGGCTATAGCGAGGAATATCCCGCTGCCCGCGCCTATCGCGATTCACGTATCAACCGCATTTTTGAAGGAACCAACGAGATCAACCGGCTGCTCACGGTGGATATGCTGATGAAGCGCGCCCTTAAAGGCCAGCTCGACTTAATGGGCCCGGCAAAGGCGGTGCAGGCAGAGCTGATGTCAATCCCCGACTTTGGCGAAAGTGATGAAAGCCCCTTTGCCGCAGAACTGAAGGCTATTGCTAATACTAAGAAGGCGATCCTGATGGTGGCCGGGGCTGCCGCACAAAAGCTGATGCAGGACCTGGAAAAGGAGCAGGAAATCATCATGGATATAACGGATATGATGATCAAGGTATTTGCTGCGGAATCGGCATTGCTGCGGACAATGAAGCGCACCGGGAGCAGTGGCGAAGACGAATCTTCGCCCTACATGTGGATGACGCAGGTTTATCTGAGCGATGCTCTGGAGCAGATCAACCTCTGCGGCAAGCACGCCATTGCAGCTTTCACCCACGGAGACGAACAGCGCATGATGCTGATGGGCCTCAAGCGCTTCACTAAATTCAAAATAGTAAACACGGTGGCGTTAAGGAGGAAAATTGCGGGTAAATTAATTGAAAGCGGGAAGTGGGTATTTTGA
- a CDS encoding tetratricopeptide repeat protein → MNITFRTFVKRLLLPVMFIILIALPVHSEKLDNSAQKPEFSNVDELNGLSAGLRKQNLLDSSYKVATLAMQQSEESQYTRGKADAAFNLAQYYLIKSLIDKSIHQVRIARGFYEEQGDLSGIAKCEMHLGLVYFNQKKFKDAEYFFSKGIAGSAANDVQTATLHYLSGLCFSETGNFNQAESHLLKAQQFFKDSGIPKRLLESEVGLADLYLKSGKYDEAESYYSKALSGFRSHQDELEGISKCVYGLSLVYKQKGQVNQAIQKAEEAFEISYARGFFLVSEPAAKMLSTLYLQKGDFARAYVYQEKYYGIRDSILSADNLKAVLSIQSELQLSKKQTEIELLQKQKQISRITIYSSIGGGVLFLLPLKAFKEEIPRIILALSAEGAVS, encoded by the coding sequence ATGAACATCACCTTCAGAACATTCGTCAAGCGCTTGCTTCTGCCGGTGATGTTTATCATTTTAATCGCCTTGCCAGTTCATTCAGAAAAGCTGGATAACTCAGCTCAAAAACCAGAATTTTCCAATGTGGATGAGTTGAATGGCCTTTCGGCCGGGCTTAGGAAGCAAAACCTGCTCGATTCTTCATACAAAGTTGCCACACTTGCTATGCAGCAAAGTGAAGAATCGCAATACACCCGGGGTAAAGCTGATGCCGCATTCAACCTTGCTCAATATTACCTCATAAAATCATTGATTGACAAAAGCATTCACCAGGTCAGGATTGCCCGGGGATTTTATGAAGAACAAGGCGATTTAAGTGGTATAGCTAAATGTGAAATGCATTTAGGACTGGTATATTTTAACCAGAAGAAGTTTAAGGATGCAGAATATTTTTTCAGCAAGGGAATAGCAGGTTCAGCCGCTAATGATGTGCAGACGGCAACCTTGCATTACTTATCAGGCCTGTGCTTTTCTGAAACAGGGAATTTTAATCAGGCCGAAAGCCACCTGCTTAAGGCACAACAATTCTTTAAAGATTCCGGCATTCCTAAACGCCTTCTGGAGTCTGAAGTAGGATTGGCTGATCTTTACCTAAAGTCAGGTAAGTATGATGAAGCTGAAAGTTATTACAGCAAAGCTTTATCAGGCTTCCGGTCTCATCAGGATGAGTTGGAGGGAATTTCTAAGTGCGTTTATGGTTTAAGTTTAGTGTATAAGCAGAAAGGTCAGGTAAACCAGGCTATACAGAAAGCAGAGGAGGCTTTTGAAATCTCCTATGCCCGTGGGTTTTTCCTCGTTTCTGAACCTGCCGCCAAAATGCTCTCAACCCTTTACCTGCAAAAGGGAGATTTTGCCCGGGCCTACGTCTACCAGGAAAAATATTACGGCATCAGGGATTCCATTTTATCTGCTGACAATTTAAAAGCTGTTCTCAGTATTCAGTCAGAGTTGCAGTTATCCAAAAAGCAAACGGAGATTGAACTCCTTCAGAAGCAAAAGCAAATTAGCCGGATTACTATTTATTCCTCTATCGGAGGAGGTGTGTTGTTTCTTCTACCATTAAAAGCATTTAAAGAAGAAATACCCAGGATAATCCTTGCCCTCTCTGCTGAAGGAGCCGTTTCCTGA
- the purH gene encoding bifunctional phosphoribosylaminoimidazolecarboxamide formyltransferase/IMP cyclohydrolase, translated as MADNQTTIRTALISVYHKEGLSPLLKLLKEHNVQIISTGGTAKFIRNEGFEVTDAEQLTSYPSILDGRVKTLHPAIFGGILSRSRNRTDQDEMTKHGIMPIQLVIVDLYPFEETVESGAGHEDIIEKIDIGGIALIRAAAKNYQDVVIIPSREHYKYLEEKLSQEKFSFDTDERKLLAGEAFRISLHYDKNIGSYFSGGSAEAPAMPGMENGKPLRYGENPHQNGFFIGELEQALEQLSGKELSYNNLLDIDAAINLMNDLESGSFAVIKHNNPCGVATRANPEAAWKDALAGDPVSAFGGIIITNEKLTAALAEEIHNLFFEVLIAPDFDSGALDILKQKKNRILLKQKETAWPQSQFRSVLNGVLMQDKDIKTESISDLKNVTQKTATENEVADLIFANKIVKHAKSNAIVLVKNKQLVGIGVGQTSRVDALKQAIEKAANFDLKLKGAVMASDAFFPFPDCVQMANKAGITAVIQPGGSIRDEDSINYCNQHGLAMVVTGTRHFKH; from the coding sequence TTGGCAGACAATCAGACCACAATCCGCACCGCGCTAATTTCTGTTTACCACAAGGAAGGACTTTCCCCCCTGCTCAAGTTGCTAAAGGAGCACAACGTTCAGATCATCTCTACCGGTGGGACGGCAAAGTTTATTCGCAATGAGGGGTTTGAGGTAACAGATGCAGAGCAACTTACGTCTTATCCGTCCATTTTAGATGGCCGGGTAAAAACGTTGCATCCAGCAATATTTGGCGGCATCCTCAGCCGCAGCCGGAACCGCACTGATCAGGATGAGATGACGAAGCATGGCATTATGCCTATCCAGTTGGTGATCGTTGATCTTTATCCTTTTGAAGAAACTGTGGAAAGCGGAGCCGGGCATGAAGATATTATTGAAAAAATAGATATTGGCGGCATTGCACTGATTCGGGCCGCAGCCAAAAATTACCAGGATGTGGTCATCATTCCTTCAAGGGAACATTATAAATATCTTGAAGAAAAACTCTCTCAGGAAAAATTCTCCTTTGATACTGACGAAAGGAAATTGCTGGCGGGCGAAGCATTCAGAATTTCCTTACATTACGACAAAAATATTGGCAGCTACTTTTCCGGAGGTTCAGCAGAGGCACCGGCAATGCCCGGAATGGAAAACGGAAAACCGCTGCGCTATGGCGAAAACCCGCACCAGAACGGCTTCTTCATCGGAGAACTGGAGCAGGCGCTTGAACAGTTGAGCGGCAAGGAGCTTTCATACAACAACCTGCTGGACATTGACGCTGCCATTAATTTGATGAATGACCTGGAATCGGGATCATTTGCGGTGATAAAGCACAACAACCCGTGCGGGGTTGCCACAAGGGCAAATCCCGAAGCAGCCTGGAAAGATGCACTCGCTGGCGATCCGGTATCCGCTTTTGGAGGCATTATTATTACCAATGAAAAATTGACTGCAGCACTGGCCGAAGAAATTCATAACTTGTTTTTTGAAGTTTTAATTGCACCGGATTTTGACAGCGGAGCCCTGGATATTTTAAAACAGAAAAAAAACAGGATCCTCCTGAAGCAAAAGGAAACAGCATGGCCACAATCGCAGTTCAGGAGCGTATTGAACGGGGTTTTAATGCAAGACAAGGATATTAAAACGGAATCAATAAGCGATTTAAAAAACGTTACCCAAAAAACGGCCACTGAAAATGAAGTTGCCGATTTAATTTTTGCAAATAAAATAGTGAAGCACGCAAAAAGCAACGCTATTGTTTTAGTAAAAAATAAACAGCTTGTGGGAATTGGCGTAGGGCAAACATCGCGTGTAGATGCCTTGAAGCAGGCAATAGAAAAAGCCGCTAATTTTGATTTGAAACTGAAAGGGGCAGTAATGGCATCTGATGCCTTTTTCCCTTTTCCTGATTGTGTGCAGATGGCAAACAAGGCTGGCATAACCGCAGTTATACAGCCCGGAGGTTCCATCCGCGATGAAGATTCAATAAACTACTGCAACCAACATGGCCTTGCAATGGTAGTAACTGGTACCAGGCACTTTAAACATTAG
- a CDS encoding rod shape-determining protein — protein MGMFDFFVQELAIDLGTANTLIIYKDQVVVDEPSIIAKNRMTAEVVAIGSQAMQMHGKTHENIKTIRPLKDGVIADFEAAEQMLRGMINMINKRNRFFAPHLRMVICIPSGITEVEKRAVKDSAERAGSKEVYLIHEPMAAAIGIGIDVEEPVGNMVIDIGGGTTEIAVIALGGIVCDQSIRIAGDEFTNDIAEYMRREHNILIGERSAEKIKIEVGAALPELENPPPDFSINGRDLMTGIPKSVTVSYSEIAHALDKSIAKIEEAILKALEITPPELSADIYQTGLYLTGGGALLRGLDKRISKKTKLPVYVAEDPLRAVVRGTGIALKNIHRFKFLMT, from the coding sequence ATGGGAATGTTCGATTTTTTTGTACAGGAGTTGGCAATTGACCTCGGAACGGCCAATACCCTCATTATATATAAAGACCAGGTGGTGGTGGATGAACCCTCCATCATTGCGAAAAACCGCATGACGGCAGAGGTGGTGGCCATTGGCAGCCAGGCGATGCAGATGCACGGGAAAACCCACGAGAACATCAAAACCATCCGCCCGCTGAAGGATGGGGTAATCGCAGATTTTGAGGCGGCAGAGCAGATGCTGCGCGGCATGATAAACATGATAAACAAGCGCAACCGCTTTTTCGCGCCCCACCTGCGCATGGTCATCTGCATTCCTTCCGGGATTACGGAGGTGGAGAAACGTGCGGTAAAAGACTCTGCCGAACGGGCCGGCAGCAAGGAAGTCTACCTGATCCATGAGCCAATGGCAGCAGCAATCGGTATCGGCATTGACGTGGAAGAGCCAGTGGGCAACATGGTGATTGACATTGGAGGCGGTACTACCGAAATTGCGGTAATTGCCCTGGGTGGCATCGTATGCGACCAGTCCATCCGAATTGCCGGTGATGAATTCACAAACGACATTGCTGAATATATGCGCAGGGAGCACAACATATTGATTGGAGAACGCTCTGCAGAAAAGATCAAAATAGAAGTGGGGGCCGCGCTGCCGGAACTGGAGAACCCGCCCCCGGATTTCTCTATAAATGGCCGCGACCTTATGACGGGCATTCCAAAGTCCGTAACCGTGAGCTACAGCGAAATTGCCCATGCGCTGGATAAGTCCATAGCAAAAATAGAAGAGGCTATTTTGAAAGCGCTGGAAATTACACCCCCGGAACTCTCAGCCGACATTTACCAAACCGGCCTTTACCTCACCGGTGGAGGCGCCCTGCTCCGCGGCCTTGATAAACGCATCAGCAAAAAGACCAAGCTGCCGGTTTACGTAGCCGAAGATCCCCTGCGCGCAGTAGTCCGCGGTACCGGCATCGCCCTGAAGAATATCCATCGATTCAAGTTCCTGATGACGTAG